GTTGTATTACACCGATGGCGTCACCGAGGCTCCGGGGTTGACCGGTGATCGTTTCGATGAAGCGCGTCTGATCCGTAACCTTGAGACCGCCTGTCGTTCGGGTACCGGTTCGCAGGGAATCCTTGATCAGTTGTTCGGTCGTCTTGATCGCTTTGTAGGAGCAGACAGACAGCTCGAGGATGATGCCTCGATGGTGGTTCTCAAGGTTCGGGAAGAGGTGATGTTGCCATCGGTTCCACGGTCTCCGGCCTGACAAGCTGAATGAATCTGTGTTGAGGGTCGTCCATGGCCGGTGGAGTGACGGGCGGAGGCTCCGCCACCTGGAGTGATCGGTTCGAACAGGGACTGCATCCCGCGATCGAACGGTTTAATGCCTCGATTGGTTTCGACATCCATCTCCTTCAGGAGGATCTGGATGGTTCAGTGGCCCATGCCTGCATGTTGGCCGAGTGCGGCGTGATTGAGTCGGAGGAGGCTGATCAGCTTTGCAGTGGTCTGGAACAGATCCGCGCAGAGGCGGCTGCCGGCAGCTTCAATCCCGGCCTCGACGATGAAGATGTGCACTTCGCTGTCGAGCGCCGGCTGATTGCTCTTCTGGGGCCGGTGGGAAAAAAGCTCCACACCGGCCGCAGTCGCAATGATCAGGTGGGCACGGATCTGCGTTTGTGGCTTCGTCGTCGAATCGATGAGCTCGACCCGCAGGTGCGGATGTTTCAGACGGCTCTTCTGCGTCAGGCGCTTGAGCACCGCAACACGCTGATTCCTGGTTACACCCACTTGCAGAGGGCGCAGCCCGTTTGTTTGGCGCACCATCTGCTTGCTTACGTGGAGATGCTCGAGCGGGATCGTCAACGGTTTCAGGATGTGCGCAAGCGTGTCAACTGCTCACCGCTGGGTGCCGCAGCTCTGGCTGGAACGCCGGTGCCGATTGATCGGCGCAGCACCGCCGCAGCCTTGGAATTCGAGGATATTTATGCCAACAGCCTTGATGCTGTGAGTGATCGCGATTTCGCTGTGGAGTTCTCAGCTGCTGCATCCTTGTTGATGGTGCACCTCAGCCGTTTGGCCGAGGAGGTGATCTTCTGGGCCTCAGAGGAATGCGGCTTTGTGCGCCTGAGTGATCGTTGCGCCACTGGCAGCAGCCTCATGCCGCAGAAGAAGAATCCTGATGTTCCTGAACTGGTCCGTGGCAAGTGCGGTCGGGTCTTTGGTCATCTACAGGGGCTGCTGACCATGATCAAGGGCCTGCCGCTGGCCTACAACAAGGATTTTCAGGAAGACAAGGAAGCGCTGTTTGATGTGGTGAACACCAGCGTTCAGTGCATCGAGGCGATGACGATCCTGATCGAGGAAGGGCTGAGTTTTCGTCCTGATCGGCTGGAAGCCGCCGTTGGTTCTGATTTTTCCAATGCCACTGATGTGGCTGACTATCTGGTGTCCCGACAGGTCCCGTTCCGCGAGGCCTATCAGATCGTTGGTTCGGTGGTGAAGCAGTGTCTGAGTGATGGACTGTTGCTGCGTGATCTGAGCCTTGAACGTTGGCAGCAGTTTCATCCCTCCATTGACGCCGACCTTTTTGATGCCCTGGCGCCCCGTCAGGTTGTTGCCGCTCGTCTGAGTGAAGGTGGCACTGGCTTTGAGCGGGTCGAGGAGCAGTTGGCGCTCTGGAGCGAAAGGCTCGGGTTAGCGAATCAATGATCATTTCGCGAGACCGGGTCTACGCTGAGTAAGCCAGAGGTGATTGATCCTTCTTTGGATCCTGTACCGATGGCTTGTCTGATCCGATTGGGTCCTTTTTCTTCAGGTCCAGCAGTCAAGTGAGCATTTTTGTCGGCAATCTGCCCTTCCGCGCTGAGCAGGAGGACGTAATCGAACTGTTTGCCGCTCATGGAGAGGTCACGAACTGTGCCCTTCCTCTTGAGCGTGACACCGGTCGCAAACGTGGTTTCGCCTTCGTGGAGATGGTCGATGAAGCGGCTGAAGCCGCGGCGATCGAAGCTCTCCAGGGCGCTGAGTTAATGGGTCGTCCCCTCCGCATCAACAAGGCTGAGCCCCGCGGAAGTGCACCTCGTCGTGGTGGTGGCGGCTACGGCGGCGGTGGTGGTGGTGGCGGCTACGGCGGCGGCGGTGGTGGCGGCTACGGCGGTGGCGGCGGCGATCGTCGCTCCGGTGCACGTGGTTGGGAAGATCGCAGCTATGGAGGCGGTTCGTCCGGTGGTGGAGCTGCTGGCGGTGGCGACCAGTCCGGTTCTGCTTACGGAGGTGGTGTTGAAGAGGGTCGCCGCAGTCGTCGTCGTGGTGGTGCTTCCCAGACCGATGGTGGTGGAAGCGGTTATGGCGGTGGTGGAGATGACTACGGCGGCTATGGCGGCGCCGAAGGCTGATTCACCGATTTGTTCAGTTCAGTTTTTAAAGCCCGGCATCTGTGAGTTGCCGGGCTGAACGTTCCAGCACCCTGAGGTCTGACCCTGTCCGCTGGGCTTGCTCACCGAGCTCGCGTCGCCAGTGGCGGGCACCTGGGACTCCTTCCACCAGTTGCACCAGGTGGCGGCAGAGATCCCACAGACGGCCACCCCGTTCCAGGTGGCGTTCGGCATGGGGCATCAGGCCTTTGATTACATCCGAGGCTTTCACGGCCCGTGGAGCCTCGCCATAGATCAGGGCATCCATGGTTGCCCAGCGCAGAGGATGGGCATAGGCGGCCCGGCCAACCATGGCGCCGTCGCAATGATGCAGAGCAGACAGGCACTGCTCCGGGGTGTCGAGTCCGCCGTTGAGCTCGATCATGAGCTCGGGCCTTCGTTGTTTGAGCGCGATCACCCGCTCATGCTGTAACGGAGGGATCGTGCGGTTCTGTTTGGGATCGAGGCCATCCAGCCAGGCTTTGCGAGCGTGCACGCTGAAGCGGCTGGCACCGGCCGCGGCCACCTGATCCACAAAAGCAGTGAGCAGGGTGTCGCTATCGAGATCATCGATACCCACCCGGTGTTTCACCGTCACCGGCAGGCCAGTGGCGGACACCATCGCTTCCACACAGCGCGCCACGCGTTCGGGTTCTGCCATCAGGCAAGCTCCGAAATTGCCAGCCTGAACCCGTGGACTTGGGCAGCCCACATTGAGGTTGATTTCGTCATAGCCCCAGTCCGCTGCCATGCGAGCGGCCTCTGCGAGCAGTTGTGGCTGATCACCGCCAACTTGGAGGGCGATCGGATGCTCCTCCACATCGAAGTCGAGCAGGCGTTCCCTTCTCTTGGTGTAGTGAAGCGCCTGGGCCACCACCATTTCGCTGTACAGCAGTGCATGACAGCTGATCTGGCGCATCAGCTGGCGAAAATGCCGATCTGTGCAGTCCAGCATTGGAGCGATGCTGAAGCGCCAGCAAGGTTCCCGATCGGTTCTGGTGTGGGAATCCATCCCTCCATGCTGCCTGGTTCCTGGTTCCTAGTTGTCTAGAACGGTTTCATCAATAACCCGCCATCAGTGATGCCCTCCACTATCGAAAAGTGGCTGTTGAGCAGACGCTCCATGCTGGTTGCCACGGTTTCAGGTCTGGTTGGTGTTTTCCGTGCTCCGAAGCAGGTTTCCGCAGCCTCTGATGCGTCGGATTCCCAGTGGAATCTCTCCGATCAGGAGTGGAAGAAACGTTTGTCGCCAGAGTCTTATCAGGTGCTTCGCAGGGAAGGCACCGAGCCCCCGTTCACCAGTGCGCTGAACAGCGAGAAGAGGTCGGGCATCTATCACTGTGCTGGTTGCGATCTTTCGCTGTTCTCATCGCAGGCCAAGTACGACAGTGGCACTGGCTGGCCAAGCTTCTGGCAGCCTCTGGCAGGTGCCATCGACACGAAAGTAGATTTCAAGTTGATTGTTCCGCGCACGGAATACCACTGCAGCCGCTGCGGCGGCCATCAGGGTCATGTGTTCAATGACGGTCCCAGGCCCACCGGCAAGCGCTACTGCAACAACGGCGTCGCACTGCGCTTCCAGGCCGCTTGACCTGATTGTGATCGGCGGTGGTCCGGCCGGCTACATGGCAGCGATCACCGCGGCAGAGCAGGGTCTGCGCCAGGTTGTGGTTCTGGAAGCCACGCCGGAGCCACTTCAGAAGGTTCGCATCAGTGGTGGAGGCCGCTGCAATGTGACCCATGCCTGCTGGGATCCGGCGGAACTGTCCAGCCATTACCCCCGTGGCAGTAGGCCTTTGCGTGGCCCATTCAGTCGTTTTGCCTGTGGTGATGCGATTGCCTGGTTTGATGAGCATGGCCTCACCCTTGTTGAGGAACCTGACGGACGCATGTTTCCGCAGCAGAACCGTTCGGAGGCGGTGATCCACTGCCTGCAGAACGCTGCGACTGCGGCGGGTGTGCAGCTGCGGACCAAAGTGATGGTGCAGCAGGTTGCGGCGCAGACGGATGGTGGTTTTGTGGTTGAGGGGCGTGGGCTGGAGCAGCCATTGAAGGCTCGCAAGCTGATGCTGGCCACCGGTGGTCATCCCAGTGGTCGACAGCTTGCGGAGTCCCTCGGTCATCAAGTGGTGCCGCCTGTTCCCTCTTTGTTCAGCCTGTCGCTGAGTACCAAAACACTTGCTGCCTGCAGCGGCATTGCCATTGATGACGTGAACCTTGATCTGAAGCTCGGGGATCAGCGCTTCCGGCAGACCGGTCGGGTGCTGATCACTCACCGCGGACTCAGTGGTCCTGCAACGCTGCGCCTCTCCGCTTTTGCGGCCCGGGCACTTCATCAAAGCCACTACAAGGGAGAACTGAAGGTGGACTGGAGTGGCGGCCTGGGCCGCCAGGGTGTTGAGCAGAGGCTGCGGCAGTGGCGGTTGGACAAGGCTCGACGCACCTTGATTGCGGCCAATCCGTTTGAACACTTGCCGCGTCGCTTGTGGCAAGCCTTTCTGTCTTCCGTTGCTTTGGATGTTGAGCGCCGTTGGGCGGATCTGCCCTTGAAGGCTGAGCGTCATCTGGTCGACATTCTCTGCGCTCAGCGGCTGCTGATTCAGGGCCGGGGCCCATTTGGTGAGGAGTTCGTCACTGCTGGTGGAGTGGCCCTGGGCGAAGTGAACCTGGCCACGATGGAAAGTCGTCGCTGTCCAGGGCTCTATGTCGCAGGCGAACTGCTGGATGTGGATGGTGTCACCGGTGGATTTAACTTCCAGGCCTGCTGGAGCGGCGGCTGGCTGGCGGGACAGGCCATTGCAGCTGTCGAAACCGCAGGAGCTCGCTACTGAATCTGATCAAACACACTGAACATCGGCAGATACATCGCCAGCAGGATTGAGCCAACAATGCCTCCCACCACCACGATCATTGCCGGTTCCAGCATTGATGTGAGTGCCTTAACGGATGTGGCCACCTCGTCTTCGTAGAAGTCGGCCACCTTGCTAAGCATCCGGTCCATTTCGCCGGTCTCCTCGCCGATCGAGAGCATGCTCAGGGCCATGTCCGGCAGAACCTTCTGCCGCGTCAGTGCCGCGCTCAGCAGAACGCCTTCCTGAACCATTGCTCTGGAGTCGAGGATGGCATCGGAAATAATCGAATTTCCCGCTGTTTCACTGGAGATTTCCAGTGACATCAGGATCGGAACCCCGGCTTTGGTCAGTGAGCTGAAGATCCGGCAGAACTGGGCGGTTGCGGTTTTCATGATCAGATCACCGAACAGCGGCAGTTTCAGCGTCAAGCGATCCACAACTCGTCGGCCTTTATCAGTCGCGTAGTAGCGGCTGAACAACCAGACAGCCACAAGCAGCCCACCGGCGAAGACGAGGGACGCTGAAGAACGCAGAAGCTTGCTCAGATCCACCATCAGCTGGGTGAACAGAGGCAGCTCTGCGCCCAGATCTTCAAAGATGTCTGCGAAGGTCGGGATCAGAAAAATGGTCATGCCCAGGAACACCAGGATTGCGATCACCAGCACTGCCACGGGGTAGCCCAATGCACCTTTGATCTGGTTCTGCAGACGCGCGTTGTCCTCCAGAAGTTTGGACAGCCGTTTCAGGGATTCATCGAGTACTCCGCCAGCTTCTCCGGCCTCCACCATGGCCACCGTCAGTTGATCGAACACCTTCGGCCACTGGCGCATAGCTGCTCCCATGGCTGTTCCCTGGTTGACCTCCATGCCAACAGCGGTGAGCGCTTTCTTGAACATCGGTAGCTTCTGCTGCGTGGCCATCAGATCGAGACTGCGCACGATCGGCACCCCTGCATCCACGAGCGCCGCAAGCTTGCTGGCCCAGACCGCTTTCTCCTTCACTCCAGGGGGTTTCTGGAAGGCCTCTCCCAGATCAATGGAGAGAAAGCTCCCGCCGGATGTCCCGTCGGCTTTGGCAGCAGTACCTTTTTTTCTGTTTCGTCCGGAACCGGTTTTGCTGGTACGCAACTCGGTGGCTTTGATGCCCCTTCGTCTCAACTGACGTTTCGCAGTGGTCACATCGTTGGCTTGGACCGTCATGGTCCGCTCCTGACCGGTCGCTGTGGTGTAGGTGGCAGTGAAGGTGGCCATGGCGTTGCTCTTACCTTCAGCTGCTCACAAGTCGTTCCAGCTCTGAGGGCTTGCTGGCTTTAGCCAGTGCTTCCCGCAGATTGATATCGCCATCTGTCACAAGATCTGCCAATGCTTTCTCCAGGGTCTGCATGCCCAGTTCACCGCCGGTCTGAATCTGTGAGTAGAGCTGGGCGGTCTTGCCTTCGCGAATCAGGTTGGCGATGGCCGGTGTGTTGATCATGATTTCCTGAGCCATCACCCGGCCGAACTGGCCAGGCTCGGGATTGCTGCGACGGCAGAGCGTCTGGGAGAAGACCGCCACCAGACTTCCGGACAGTTGCACGCGGATCTGGGTCTGCTGTACGGGCGGGAACACATCCACCATGCGGTCCACTGTCTGCGCTGCGGAACTGGTGTGCAGAGTTCCGAACACCAGGTGACCTGTCTCTGCTGCGCTGATCGCCAGTTGAATCGTCTCCAGGTCGCGCATCTCACCCACCAGGATCACGTCCGGGTCTTCTCGCAGTGCTGCCCTGAGCGCATTGCCAAAGCTGCGGGTGTCTTCATTGAGCTGGCGCTGGTGGACGAGACTTTGGTCGCTTTTGTAGACGAACTCGATCGGGTCCTCAATCGTGAGGATGTGCTCGGCGCGGGTGTGATTGATGTGGTCCAGAAGAGCCGCCAGGGTGGTGGTTTTGCCTGAGCCAGTGGGTCCGGTGACCAGCACCAGCCCCCGTGGTCGCTTGCTGGTTTCGACCACCACCGGTGGCAGGTTCAGCATCTCGATGCTTGGGATGGAACTGCCCAGTGCCCGCAGACAGGCCGCGTAGCTGCCTTTCTGGCGATAGACGTTCACCCTGAAGCGGGCCACTCCCTTCAGGCCGTAGGCGCAGTCGAGTTCCCATGTCTGCTCCAACGTCTTGCGCTGGCTGTTGTTGAGCATTGAGAAGATCAACCGGTTGCAGCTCTCTTCGGGCAGAGCTTCATCACGCATCGCTCGCAGTTGACCGCTGAAGCGTCCGTAGGGGGGCTGGCCGCTGGCGATGTGCAGATCACTGCCTCCGCCTTTGACCAGCTCTTCCATCAGGTCTTCAATCATCAGCTCCATCGCTCGCTCCTCAGTGACGTGGGGTCAGGCAGTACGGACATTCCAGCCAACCTTCCTGGAGTCCGCCACCACAGCTGCTGCAGGTGAGTGTGCTCAGGGCTCTGGCCCGTCGCTCCGATTCCAGGCCGGAATCGGTGAGCACCATGCGGCCCACTTCCTCCAGGGTCGTGTGTCCTTCTCTCACCAGATCGAGGCTGTAGCCCAGCAGGGTTTTCATGCCTCCCTCAAGGGCCAGCTGGCGCACCATGTCAGTGGTGGCACCTTTGGCCACGGTGGTCGCCAGCTCCTCGTTCATACGCAGCACTTCGTAGACCCCCACTCGCCCTTTGTAACCACTGCCCTGACACTGGGGGCAGGGATTGGCCTCGCCTTCATGGTGGTTGGCTCTAAAGAAACTGACGTTTGCCTCACTGCTTGCCATCAGCCCGAAGCGACCGAGCTCCTCTGGATCTGGCCGGTAGGCGATTCGGCACATGGAGCAGACCCGCCGAAGCAAACGCTGGGACACGATCCCGATCAGTGAGGCGCTGACCATGAACGGCTCCACGCCCATCTCACCAAGGCGGGCGATGGCGCTGGGAGCATCGTTGCAGTGGAGGGTGGTCAGCACCAGGTGACCGGTGAGTGCCGCTTCGATGGCTGTTTTCGCCGTTTCCAGATCGCGCGTTTCACCCACCAGCAGCACGTCCGGGTCCTGACGCATGAAGGCCCTCAGTGCCTGGCTGAAGTCAAAGCCTTTTTCCCGGTTCACCTGACACTGGGTGATCCCCGGCAGGGCGTATTCGATCGGATCCTCCACCGTGGAGATATTGATGCCCGGTTCGTTGCGTTCCGCCAGCAGGGAGTACAGCGTTGTGGATTTCCCTGATCCGGTCGGTCCTGTGACCAGGATCATTCCGAAGGGCTTGGACCCCAGGGTGCGCACCAGCGTCAGAGCTTCCGGATTGGAAATCAGCTTGTCGAGCCCCAGCTGCGTGGCGGAGCTGTCCAGAAGCCGCAGAACGATTTTCTCCCCGTAGCGGCTCGGCAGACTGTTGACCCGGAAATCCACGGTCCGGTTCTGGAAGCGGCGTCGGATGCGGCCGTCCTGGGGGAGCCTGCGTTCGGCGATGTCCAGCTCCGCCATGATCTTGAATCTGGAGGTCACGGCAGGCACCAGCCGGCTCGGAAGCGGTTCGATCTGTCTCTGCAGCACGCCGTCCTGACGAAAGCGCAGTTGGAGGCCGGCCTGCTGAGGTTCCACATGGATGTCGCTGGCACCCAGTTCAAGGGCCTGCATCAGGATGCGATCCACCAGATCGATCACCGGTGAGCGTTCTGCATCGTTGAGCCCGGATTCAAGATCGACCGGTTTCGAGGAGTCGGCATCATCCTCATTTGGATCGGCTTCCAGCACCCCGTCGACGCTGAAATCTTTGAGGTAGGAGGTGGCGGTCTCCGCCACGGTTTCGGTTTTTGAATTTTCCGGATCCGTGGGCTGGCTGTTGGTCGCCACTTCAGCGTTGGATTGCTGCGACTTTTCCGTGATTGCCGGTTCCTGGTAGGGCGCAGCAGCTTCCTCGCTGACAGTGGGTTTCCTGCTGAGCAGCTCCGTCAGGCTCTCTGCAAGCGCGGCATGACGAATGGGATCAAATCCCATGGTCTCCAGTTCTTCGAGCAGAACCGGTTCATCAGCGATGCCAAGATTGCCTGGAAGGGTCCTCTGAAGGAGCAATTCCAGTTCCAGAGGCCGGCTTTTGTCGCTCACGGATCAAATTCGCAGAAAGGTGCGGGCTTCCCCCGCTTGTGGGAGGACTGCCTCACCTATCAACATGTCTAGACGTGAATTCGCAACCGGTCAGCATGAGTGGCGATGCTTCCACCCCAGCGCAGGATCCGTCATCGGCTGGTTCCGACGGCCAGCAACCTGCAGTGAATCCAACCGAAACTTTGGACACGACACCAGCCGTGGATGAGGCATCGTCTGCTGAAGGCGCAGCCGCATCGGAGTCAGCTTCCCAGTCCGTGGACAACGAGGCCCGTCTTGAGCAGCTCGAGAAGGAACACTCCGCTCTGAGAGAGGAGCATGAGGTGTTGCGCGGTCAGTACGTTCGCATCGCTGCCGACTTCGACAACTTTCGCAAGCGTCAGAGTCGTGACCAGGACGATCTCAAGCTTCAGCTCATCTGCAGCACTCTCAGTGAAATCCTTCCCGTCGTGGATAATTTCGAGCGTGCTCGTCAGCAGCTCGATCCTCAGACGGAGGAAGCCCAGGGGCTCCACCGCAGCTACCAGGGGCTCTATAAACAGCTGGTTGAGGTGCTCAAACAGCTGGGTGTTGCTCCGATGCGAGTGGTCGGCCAGGAGTTTGATCCAACCCTGCACGAGGCCGTGCTGCGTGAGCCCAGTGAGGAGCATCCAGAAGACGTGGTGATTGAGGAGCTGCAGCGCGGCTATCACCTCGACGGCCGCGTCCTGCGTCACGCCATGGTCAAGGTGTCAATGGGGCCTGGCCCGCAACAGGCTGCCGGCAGCGAGACGTCCACCTCTGATGCCGAGGTCGCGTCTGAAGGGGAGGCTTCGGGAGATGCCAACAGTTGATCAGACATCTGCTTTTACTGTGATCTTCGGGACGTCCAGCTGATGGCCGATTATTACGAGCTGCTCGGTGTCAGCAGGGATGCCGATGCCGACACCCTCAAACGGGCCTATCGGCGATTGGCTCGCCAGTACCACCCCGACATCAACAAGGATCCGGGCGCAGAGGATCGCTTCAAGGAGATCGGTCGCGCCTACGAGGTGCTCAGCGATCCCCAGACCCGAGGCCGCTACGACCAATTCGGTGAGGCTGGGCTCGGGGGTGCTGCTGGCATGCCCGACATGGGCGACATGGGTGGTTTCGCTGATATTTTTGAAACCTTCTTCAGTGGGTTCGGTGGGGCCGCCGGTGGTGGTCGTCAGCAACGTCGCCGTGGCCCTCAGCAAGGGGATGACCTTCGTTATGACCTCACGATCGACTTCGAGCAGGGGGTGTTCGGACAGGAGCGGGAGATTCGTGTTCCTCATCTGGAGACCTGCAGCACCTGCTCCGGCAGTGGTGCCAAGAGCGGCAGTGGTCCCACCACCTGCTCCACCTGTGGTGGAGTCGGCCAGGTGCGCCGGGCAACCCGGACCCCTTTCGGCAGTTTCACCCAGGTGGCTGAATGTCCCAGCTGCAATGGCAGTGGTCAGGTGATTGCTGATCCTTGCAATGCCTGCGGCGGTCAGGGCGTGACTCAGGTGCGCAAGAAGCTGCGCATCAACATTCCAGCCGGTGTTGACACCGGTACCCGTCTGAGGGTGACCGGTGAGGGCAATGCCGGTCTTCGCGGAGGTCCCTCTGGCGACTTGTACGTGTTCCTGACTGTCAAACCACACCCCTCCTTGCAGAGGGACGGATTGACGGTCCACTCTGAGGTGAAGGTCAGCTACCTCCAGGCGATCCTTGGAGACACCATCGAGGTGGACACCGTGGATGGTCCAACCAGCCTTGAGATTCCTGCTGGGACTCAACCCAATGCTGTTCTGACTCTGGAAAACAAAGGCATTCCCAAGCTGGGTAATCCTGTGGCCCGCGGCAATCAGCGCATCACGGTCAATGTGAAGCTCCCCACCCGTCTCAATCATGAAGAAAGGGGACTGCTTGAGGAGCTTGCCGGTCATCACTCCGCCAGGGGAGAGCAGCATCACCACCACAAGAGCGGTCTGTTTGCACGTCTGTTCGGACAGCGTTGACCATGACGGAACGTCTCCCCGATCGTCAGCTCGATCTCTGTGGGACGCCATGTCCGCTCAATTTCATTCGCTGTCGGCTCACGCTTGAGAGCATGACCTCCGGTCAGTGCCTTCAGGTGGATCTTGATCCTGGTGAACCTGAAGAGATGGTGGTTCCGGGACTGCGTCGTGATGGCCATCAGGTCCATGTGGAGCGCCTCTCCGATGCTCAGGTGCGGCTGAAGGTGATCTGTGCCGGTGATTAGCCATCAACTGCATCCGGGCATGGTTGTTGCACTTCAGGCCAACTACCTCGAGGTGGAGCTTGAGGCCCCGCCTGTCGATGTTCCTCCCCGTCTTCTCTGCACACGTCGCACCCGACTCAACCATCGTGGTGCAGCGGTCCATGTGGGTGATCGTGTACGGGTGGAAGCCATTGATTGTGATCACGCCAGGGCCGTGGTTGCCGATGTGGAACCTCGGAGCAGTTTTCTGGTTCGTCCTCCCGTGGCCAACGCCTCCTGCATCCTGGTGGCGGTTGCCGTTGAGCAACCTGCTCTTGATGCCGATCAGGTCAGCAGGTTTCTGCTCACGGCTGAGAAGACCGGATTGCAGGTTCTGCTGGTGCTGACCAAGTGCGATCTGCTGGATGCCGATGCTCTGTCACAACTACGCCAACGTCTGCAGGGATGGGGCTATGAACCGATTCTTGTTTCCACGCGTTCTGGCATGGGGCTTGAGGAGCTGCGCGCGCACCTGGCGACCGTTCCGATCTCTGTGCTTTGCGGCCCCTCGGGGGTGGGAAAGAGTTCGTTGCTGAATGGTCTCCTGCCAGGACTGGCGTTACGGGTGGGTGAGGTGTCAGGTCGCCTGCAGAGGGGGCGTCACACCACGCGTCATGTGGAATTGCATGCGTTCTCCCCTGGCTCCAGGGTTGCCGACACTCCGGGGTTCAACCGCCCGGAGTTACCGGATGATGTCTCCAATCTGGAGGTGCTGTTCCCAGAGCTGCGTGTCCAGCTTGACCAACATCCCTGCCGTTTCCGTGACTGCCTGCACCGCGATGAACCGGGCTGTGGTGTGACCCGCGACTGGGAGCGTTATCCCAAGTATCGCAAAGCTGTGGAGGAGCTTCTTGAGATCAGCCGCCCATTCCGGGCAGGTTGAGGTCGAGGCCGCCGGTGAGTTCCTGCATCCGCTCCTTCATGGTGCCAGTTGAGCGTTCGTAGGCCGATTGAAGCGCTGCGAGTGTGGCGGCTTCAGCAGCTTCCTGCCCTTCACTAAGCAGACTGGGATCCAATTTCACACGCAGTGGCTGCTGGTTGCCGGAGAGCCAGATGCAGGCTCGTCCGTCTTCGCTGCTGCCTTCGATCTCCATGGCATCGAGCTCTTCCTGCAGTTTCTGAGCGTCTTGCTGGATCTGCTGTGCCTTGCGGAAGGCTTCGGTGAGCTGTCCAAAATTGGGAAGTCCGAACCCGGCCATGGCATCGCTGAAGGAACAGAAAGGTTAGGCCGCCATCTCGAATCCCAGTCGTTTCACTTCAGGCTGGAGCTGGATGCCGTGGGCATCGGCCACCTCCCGTTGCACCAAGCCGATCAGGTTACGGATATCGGCAGCTCGGGCTCCACCGGTGTTGACAATGAAATTGGCATGCACTTCAGAGACCTGCGCCCCACCGACACGTCGGCCTTTCAGGCCAAGGCCCTCGATCAAACGACCGGCCTTGGCAGGTTCTGGATTGCGAAAGACGCTGCCACAGCTCGGTTGTTTGTAGGGCTGGGTGCTGGTGCGATGGTTGAGATTTCCGCTGGTGCGTTGTTGCAGCTCGACCGGATCATGACCTGCTTCAAGCTGAAATTCAGCGGCCACGACCAGTAACGGCTGGGTTTGAAGAGCACTGTGGCGGTAAGCGAAATCGAGCGATTCCCGCTCAAGCCTCCTGATCCTGAAATCGTTGCCTTCCAGAGGAACGACATCCACGCTGATCAATCGTTCAGCTGTACAGCCACCCTGAGCACCGGCGTTCATCACAGCGGCTCCGCCCACCGTCCCAGGGATGCCCACGGCCCATTCAAGCCCCTGCAATCCTTTTCTCGCGGCACGCCTTGCCAGGGTTGGGATCGGTTCACCGGAGCTTGCCCGCACCCTGCCGCTCTGGGC
Above is a window of Synechococcus sp. BIOS-E4-1 DNA encoding:
- the murB gene encoding UDP-N-acetylmuramate dehydrogenase gives rise to the protein MSVDTDSLRDLKDMGILQERVSLAHYTTWRVGGPAQWLAEPNEAKQIPTLLHWATNEGLPLRVIGSGSNLLIADAGLPGLTLCLRRLQGLDLDAQSGRVRASSGEPIPTLARRAARKGLQGLEWAVGIPGTVGGAAVMNAGAQGGCTAERLISVDVVPLEGNDFRIRRLERESLDFAYRHSALQTQPLLVVAAEFQLEAGHDPVELQQRTSGNLNHRTSTQPYKQPSCGSVFRNPEPAKAGRLIEGLGLKGRRVGGAQVSEVHANFIVNTGGARAADIRNLIGLVQREVADAHGIQLQPEVKRLGFEMAA